A part of Ictalurus furcatus strain D&B chromosome 8, Billie_1.0, whole genome shotgun sequence genomic DNA contains:
- the ctsf gene encoding cathepsin F: MMDLGLSRCLVLAVCVCAVVRGDDDGRIETGGAPVRLSDSDPGLLKALKFAEDRYNQLSNGMHIRRVSKIISATRQLVKGVRYSITVETGRTQCKKSAELHVPEECEFFQESHKQKTEVCLFEVWNIPWENKSTLLKQKCQPAVPKETKKVVSVPLSRDKPTQETVDLLMQFKDFMVKYNRTYTSQEEAEKRLRIFQQNLKTAQTLQALDQGTVEYGVTKFSDLTEDEFRMIYLNPMLNQWSLQKQMKPAAPASKAAPDSWDWREHGAVSNVKNQGLCGSCWAFSVTGNIEGQWFKKTGQLLSLSEQELVDCDKLDQACGGGLPSNAYEAIENLGGLETEIDYSYTGHKQGCEFSSGKVVAYINSSVELPKDENDIAAWLAENGPVSAALNAFAMQFYRKGVSHPLKILCNPWMIDHAVLLVGYGDRNGIPFWAIKNSWGEDYGEQGYYYLYRGSNLCGINKMCSSAVVD; this comes from the exons ATGATGGATCTGGGCCTTAGCCGCTGCCTCGtcctggctgtgtgtgtgtgtgcggttgtGAGAGGAGATGATGATGGACGCATTGAGACTGGAGGAGCTCCGGTGCGTTTGTCCGACTCGGACCCGGGACTTCTTAAAGCACTCAAATTCGCTGAAGATCGCTACAACCAGCTGTCTAACGGAATGCACATCCGCAGAGTCAGTAAGATCATATCTGCTACCAGACAG CTTGTGAAGGGAGTGAGATACAGCATCACTGTAGAGACTGGAAGAACTCAGTGTAAGAAGTCTGCAGAGCTGCATGTTCCTGAGGAGTGTGAATTTTTCCAAGAGTCACACAAACAGAAG ACGGAGGTGTGTTTGTTTGAAGTGTGGAACATTCCCTGGGAGAACAAGTCCACTCTACTCAAACAGAAATGTCAGCCTGCAG TTCCAAAGGAGACTAAAAAGGTTGTGAGTGTCCCTCTGTCTCGTGACAAGCCCACCCAG GAAACTGTAGACCTTCTGATGCAGTTCAAAGACTTCATGGTCAAGTACAACCGCACGTATACCTCTCAGGAAG AGGCTGAGAAGCGTCTGCGTATTTTCCAGCAGAATCTGAAAACAGCGCAGACCCTGCAGGCTCTGGACCAGGGAACAGTGGAGTATGGTGTTACCAAATTCAGCGACCTTACAG AGGATGAGTTCAGGATGATTTACCTGAACCCCATGTTGAATCAGTGGAGCCTACAGAAACAGATGAAGCCAGCAGCTCCAGCAAGTAAGGCCGCTCCGGACAGCTGGGACTGGCGAGAACACGGAGCTGTCAGTAATGTCAAGAACCAG GGCTTATGTGGTTCATGCTGGGCTTTCTCTGTCACTGGGAACATTGAAGGCCAGTGGTTCAAGAAAACTGGACAACTGCTGTCCCTCTCAGAGCAAG agttGGTGGACTGTGATAAGCTGGATCAAGCATGTGGCGGCGGACTTCCATCCAACGCATATGAAGCTATTGAAAACCTTG GGGGTcttgagacagagatagactACAGCTACACAGGACACAAGCAGGGTTGTGAGTTCTCCTCTGGGAAAGTGGTGGCCTACATCAACAGCTCTGTAGAACTGCCCAAGGACGAAAACG atatTGCTGCTTGGCTGGCTGAGAATGGCCCTGTCTCTGCTGCCCTCAATGCTTTTGCGATGCAG ttcTACAGAAAGGGAGTGTCTCACCCTCTGAAGATTCTATGCAACCCCTGGATGATTGATCACGCTGTGCTACTTGTCGGATATGGAGACC GTAACGGCATTCCATTCTGGGCCATTAAGAACAGTTGGGGAGAAGACTACGGAGAGCAG GGTTACTACTACCTGTACAGAGGATCCAATCTGTGTGGAATTAACAAGATGTGTTCCTCTGCAGTGGTTGACTAG
- the trpt1 gene encoding tRNA 2'-phosphotransferase 1, which translates to MDGQHRGKGRRGRGGGWRRNQDESRDMRLSRSLTYALRHGAAKLGLNMGSDGFIFVDELLSHGQFSSFSPEDVERVVAMDDKQRFKLQVHPENGRLQIRANQGHTVQVQDLELTAVVLDAPDCPQEAVHGSYMKHWPSIRSRGLCRMDRTHIHLAPGLPGEGQVISGMRHNCDLAVYINVHKALADGIEFYWSENKVLLTPGDADGVLGPQYFLRAQRLKPSSCDLDLE; encoded by the exons ATGGACGGGCAGCATCGCGGtaaaggaagaagaggaagaggaggagggtgGAGAAGAAACCAAGATGAG AGCAGAGACATGCGTCTGTCCAGATCCCTGACTTATGCCCTGAGACATGGTGCTGCTAAACTGGGGCTTAATATgggatcag ATggctttatatttgtggatgaACTCCTGAGTCATGGACAGTTCAGCTCATTTTCACCGGAGGATGTAGAGAGAGTGGTGGCCATGGATGACAAGCAGCGCTTTAAACTGCAAGTCCATCCTGAGAATGGACGCCTACAGATCCGAGCCAATCAAGGACATACTGTACAG gtccAAGACCTAGAATTGACGGCAGTGGTTCTGGATGCTCCAGACTGTCCACAGGAGGCCGTTCATGGGTCCTACATGAAGCATTGGCCGTCAATCCGTAGCCGGGGCCTGTGCAGGATGGACAGAACACACATCCACCTGGCACCTGGGCTGCCCGGAGAAGGCCAAGTTATCAGTG GGATGAGACATAATTGTGATCTTGCTGTGTACATCAATGTCCACAAAGCTCTAGCAG ATGGAATTGAATTTTACTGGTCAGAAAATAAAGTGCTGTTGACGCCAGGTGACGCTGACGGAGTGTTGGGTCCTCAATATTTCTTGCGTGCACAAAGACTGAAACCTTCAT CATGCGATCTGGATCTGGAATAG
- the fermt3b gene encoding fermitin family homolog 3b yields the protein MAAWDLSVSVEELGPEAPPIKISVTSDLHIGGVILKIVEKTQMQQDWSDHAIWWEQKQQWVLRTSWTLDKCGIHADARLHFTPQHKPLRLGLPNGITLRLRVCFSSSMFRTVQGICRILNIRHPEELSLLRPVEEKKKKKDKDSVEEEYDLTDVPLTSGSVPTLYNGMPAHFADSPKTEAVYKILSVCQPSPAPETIAKLYRPASKVDKTHIQSRWLDSSRSLMEQGIQENEKLWLRFKYYTFHDMEPKYDEVRLTQLYEQARWAILLEDNDCTEEEMMLFGALQYHIGKLSMSQDGNANQGMDDLDSALKSLEVKIVGENSNTNQLENMTPPELNDYLKIFRPRRLTLRDYKQYWFKFQDTSIFYYKSKEDSFGEPVQQMNLKGCEVAPDVNIAGQKFCIKLLIPVPEGMTEVYLRCENEKQYSEWMAACKLGSKGLTLLDPSYQSEVKNIQSFLAMQHSSSSGSTVQADDVINTQSLVSPRYNKKYKAKQLTPRILEAYQNVAQLSLTAAILKFLQIWQSLPDFGISYFMVRFKGSRKDEVLGIANNRLIRIDLGVGDVVKTWRYNHMRQWNVNWDIRQVAIEFDGNINIAFSCVTADCKIVHEYIGGYIFMSTRAREKSDTLNEELFHKLTGGHEAL from the exons AGATGCAGCAGGATTGGTCAGATCATGCAATTTGGTGGGAGCAGAAGCAGCAGTGGGTCTTGCGGACATCCTGGACACTCGATAAATGTGGGATCCATGCGGATGCTCGACTGCACTTCACCCCTCAACACAAGCCTCTTCGGCTGGGCCTGCCTAACGGAATCACCTTGCGGCTCCGTGTCTGCTTCTCCAGCTCCATGTTCCGCACTGTGCAGGGAATCTGCAGGATTTTGA ACATCCGCCATCCAGAGGAACTGTCTCTGCTAAGGCCagtggaggagaaaaagaaaaagaaagacaaagattCTGTGGAAGAGGAGTATGACCTTACAGACGTTCCACTGACATCAG GATCAGTTCCAACTCTGTATAATGGCATGCCGGCTCATTTTGCTGACTCCCCTAAAACTGAGGCTGTCTATAAGATTCTGTCTGTGTGCCAGCCGTCTCCTGCTCCGGAGACCATAGCTAAACTCTACCGACCAGCCAGCAAGGTGGACAAAACACACATCCAAAGCAG ATGGTTGGATTCATCACGATCACTCATGGAGCAGGGAATACAGGAGAATGAGAAGCTGTGGTTACGCTTCAAATACTACACCTTTCATGACATGGAAcccaag TACGATGAGGTGCGTCTGACGCAGCTGTATGAGCAGGCACGCTGGGCAATCCTTCTGGAGGATAACGACTGTACTGAGGAAGAGATGATGCTGTTTGGAGCCCTGCAG TACCATATAGGGAAGCTGTCAATGTCACAGGATGGTAATGCCAACCAAGGCATGGATGACCTGGACTCTGCCCTGAAATCTCTTGAGGTCAAGATTGTGGGAGAGAACAGCAACACAAACCAGCTG GAAAACATGACCCCTCCAGAACTGAATGACTATTTGAAAATATTTCG GCCCAGGAGACTAACTCTGAGGGACTACAAACAATACTGGTTCAAATTTCAGGACACTTCTATCTTCTATTACAAGAGTAAAGAAGATAGCTTCGGAGAGCCCGTCCAGCAAATGAACCTGAAAg GCTGTGAAGTGGCTCCTGATGTGAACATAGCAGGACAGAAGTTCTGTATCAAACTCCTCATCCCAGTGCCAGAGGGCATGACGGAGGTGTATCTGCGATGTGAGAAT GAGAAGCAGTACTCTGAGTGGATGGCGGCCTGTAAGCTGGGGTCTAAAGGTCTGACCTTGCTGGACCCTTCTTATCAGAGTGAAGTGAAAAACATCCAGTCCTTCTTGGCCATGCAGCACTCCAGTTCATCTGGTTCAACTGTACAGGCTGACGACGTCATTAACACACAGAGCCTTGTCTCACCTCGctacaacaaaaaatacaagGCCAAACAG TTAACCCCACGGATCCTGGAGGCTTATCAGAACGTGGCTCAGCTCTCCCTTacagcagccattttgaagttCCTCCAGATCTGGCAGTCCCTGCCTGACTTTGGTATTTCCTATTTCATGGTCAG atttaagGGTAGTCGTAAAGACGAGGTCCTGGGCATTGCAAACAATCGCCTGATCCGTATCGACCTGGGAGTTGGAGACGTAGTGAAGACCTGGCGTTACAACCACATGAGGCAATGGAACGTCAACTGGGACATACGACAG GTGGCCATTGAGTTTGATGGCAACATCAACATAGCCTTCAGCTGTGTGACTGCAGACTGTAAGATAGTGCACGAGTACATTGGGGGCTACATCTTCATGTCAACACGTGCAAGAGAGAAGAGTGACACACTGAATGAGGAGCTTTTCCATAAACTCACTGGGGGCCATGAAGCTCTTTAA